Sequence from the Synechococcales cyanobacterium T60_A2020_003 genome:
TAACGATGAATTGCTAACAGTCTATGGGCGATCGCTCTCCCTCTGGCTTCCCACCCACACCGTTTCTACAGACCGGGGAGAGTTGACCCTACCTCAGCACTCGGAAGTAGTGTCGAAGTTTCCAGACGAGGAGGGTACAGGCAAGTCTGAACCCAGGTCTCACCCATGGCTTGTCAGCGGTTTGTGTTTGCCCCCCCTCGATGCCATCCAGTTTCTCTACACGCTGCCGCTGGGTCCGCAAACCACCCGTGAGTCCTTTGTTGGGGGAGATTTACGATTTTGGTCCCATGCCGCCCGCTGGAGTCTGGATCTCCTCGCCCGATCTAAGTTTTTGCCAGAACTGCTGGAACGATCGCCCGATACCCGCTTTTCCCGATGGCAGGTGATTCTAGACAGCGCCACCGATCAGGAACGACTGGCGCGGTTTACTACTCAGATGCCGAGGGTGTGCATCGCGTACCAGCCTCCCCAGGGAGAATTAACCGAGGCGGCAGAACCATCTGATGTTCCAGACGATAATGCTTACGAATCCGAAGCGGGCGATCGCACTCAGATTGCAACGACAAATCTACTGCTCAACTTCCTGCAAGATACCGTTGATGCCCAGGTTCGGGCAGCCATTAGCACCCACCCCCTACCCGCGACCCAGTTTCCCAAAGAGCTTCCTCTGCGGGAGTGGCTGCAAGCCCTGCGGAAAAAATCGGGAATCCTTGACCTGCTATCATCTGCGCCAGGGAATGGCTCAGTCAGCGGGTCATCCCCCATCAACGTCCTCATCGAAGCCTGCAATTTGCCCGTTCTAGCCGCTGCTCCGGACGCCCTCGAAAGCCTGGACACCACCCTCAACGTTTGGCTGGCTCCCATCCAGCACCAACTCACCCAGCAAACTGCTGCCTTCCGCACCGGATTTATTCTGCACACTCCAGAGGTGGGCAGTCAGCAATGGACGCTGGCCTACTGCCTCCAGGCCGTGAACGATCCGGAATTTGTAGTTCCTGCCGATATCATCTGGGCGCACGCGGTGGATAGTTTTACCTACAAGGGACGCACCATCGACCAACCCCAGGAAACCCTCCTCGCTGGACTAGGACTGGCATCGCGCCTGTATCCGGTGATTGAACCCAGCCTACAGGTGCGGCAACCCCTATCCTGTCCCCTCGACCCGAACCAGGTGTATGACTTTTTAAAGGTAGTGACCTGGCGACTGCAAGAGAACGGATTGGGTGTGATCCTGCCGCCCAGTCTCGCCAGTCAACAAAGTTGGGCAAACCGTTTGGGCTTGAGCGTTCGGCTGGATCCACCCAAGGCGGGCAAGAATCAGCGCTTGGGATTGCAAAGCTTGCTGAACTTCAAATGGGAACTCTCCATTGGGGGACAACGCCTTTCCAAAGCTGAATTTGATCGGCTGGTGGCCTTGAACACGCCCCTGGTGGAAATTAACGGCGAGTGGGTAGAACTGCGTCCCCAGGATATTCGCGCGGCTCAGGCGTTTTTTGAGAATCGCAAGGATCAGCGATCGCTCTCCTTGGAGGATGCCCTGCGGATTGGTACAGGAGACACACAGCTCATTGAAAAACTCCCCGTGGTGGAATTTGAAGCCGCGGGCGCACTCCAGGAACTCCTCAACGCTCTCACCCAAGGTAATCAGGGGGTGGAATCGCTCGATCCGCCCAAATCCTTTAAGGGAGAGTTACGCCCGTACCAGATTCGCGGCATGTCCTGGCTGGCCTTCTTGCAGCAGTGGGGCTTGGGGGCGTGCCTTGCCGATGATATGGGCTTAGGCAAAACGATTCAGCTCATTGCGATGCTACAACACCTCAAGGAGCAAAAGTTGCTGAAAAATCCGGTGCTGTTGGTGTGTCCGACGTCGGTACTGGGCAACTGGGAACGGGAGGTGCGCCGCTTTGCGCCGAATCTAAAGGCAGCAGTGCATCATGGCGATCGCCGCAACCAGGGTAAAGCCTTTGCCGATGCCACGAAAAAGGTAGATTTGGTGATTACCAGCTATCCCCTCACCTACCGGGATCTGAAAAGTCTTCAACTGGTAACCTGGCAAGGCATTGTGCTGGACGAAGCGCAGAATATTAAAAACGCCCACGCCAAGCAATCCCAAGCGGTGCGCGAGTTAGAAACCGAATTTCGCATCGCGCTAACGGGAACTCCCGTAGAGAACCGACTCTCGGAACTGTGGTCGATTATGGACTTCTTGAATCCGGGCTATCTGGGGCCACGCAACTTTTTCCAGCGACGATTTTCGATTCCGATTGAGCGGTATGGGGATACGTCATCGTTGAAAAGTTTGCGATCGCTCGTCCAGCCCTTTATCCTGCGGCGTTTGAAAACCGATCGCTCCATTATTCAAGATTTGCCCGAAAAGCAGGAAATGACAGTGTTCTGCGGTCTATCGCCAGAGCAAGCCACCCTCTATCAAACCCTGGTGGAACAGTCCCTAGCGGAGATTGAATCCGCAGAAGGCATTCAGCAACGCGGCATGATTCTAGCGCTTCTGACTAAACTCAAACAGGTGTGTAACCATCCGGTG
This genomic interval carries:
- a CDS encoding DEAD/DEAH box helicase, which codes for MTLEELERFLRSLYPSRLNWERLNNDELLTVYGRSLSLWLPTHTVSTDRGELTLPQHSEVVSKFPDEEGTGKSEPRSHPWLVSGLCLPPLDAIQFLYTLPLGPQTTRESFVGGDLRFWSHAARWSLDLLARSKFLPELLERSPDTRFSRWQVILDSATDQERLARFTTQMPRVCIAYQPPQGELTEAAEPSDVPDDNAYESEAGDRTQIATTNLLLNFLQDTVDAQVRAAISTHPLPATQFPKELPLREWLQALRKKSGILDLLSSAPGNGSVSGSSPINVLIEACNLPVLAAAPDALESLDTTLNVWLAPIQHQLTQQTAAFRTGFILHTPEVGSQQWTLAYCLQAVNDPEFVVPADIIWAHAVDSFTYKGRTIDQPQETLLAGLGLASRLYPVIEPSLQVRQPLSCPLDPNQVYDFLKVVTWRLQENGLGVILPPSLASQQSWANRLGLSVRLDPPKAGKNQRLGLQSLLNFKWELSIGGQRLSKAEFDRLVALNTPLVEINGEWVELRPQDIRAAQAFFENRKDQRSLSLEDALRIGTGDTQLIEKLPVVEFEAAGALQELLNALTQGNQGVESLDPPKSFKGELRPYQIRGMSWLAFLQQWGLGACLADDMGLGKTIQLIAMLQHLKEQKLLKNPVLLVCPTSVLGNWEREVRRFAPNLKAAVHHGDRRNQGKAFADATKKVDLVITSYPLTYRDLKSLQLVTWQGIVLDEAQNIKNAHAKQSQAVRELETEFRIALTGTPVENRLSELWSIMDFLNPGYLGPRNFFQRRFSIPIERYGDTSSLKSLRSLVQPFILRRLKTDRSIIQDLPEKQEMTVFCGLSPEQATLYQTLVEQSLAEIESAEGIQQRGMILALLTKLKQVCNHPVLLASEKSDKADKRRSASKSKPSLHQQSGKLQRLREMLDELLDEGDRALIFTQFAEWGKHLQAYLTETFKQEVLFLYGSTTKQQREAMVDRFQNDPQGPRIFILSLKAGGVGLNLTRANHVFHFDRWWNPAVENQATDRVFRIGQTRNVQVHKFVCTGTLEERIHEIIESKKQLSEQIVGTGENWLAELDTDQLRSLLLLDRDAILSDEDS